From Hyla sarda isolate aHylSar1 chromosome 12, aHylSar1.hap1, whole genome shotgun sequence:
aaaaaaacgtatgcggttgcagtacggtttttaaaccggagtcaaaaccgtggtttactttttcccatactgttccatccgtttttttcccatacggtttttatagaaaacgtatgcgggaaccgtagttgaaaaacgtagtgtgaacccagcctctttTTTCCCAAAGCATTTGTTAGGGTACAGATGATACATCACATGAACATAAGATGGTGGGTTGCTTCCACTGAAATTGGTTGTGTTGTGCACTTGTGTGTATGGGCCCCTAGGCCCCCGGCATCAATGGCTGCAGAAGCACATAGGAGCACATAGAATTTGTGCTGTACATAGGAAAATATCTCCTGCCTATAATCCCAAGTGTATACATTTATGATGAACCCCTCAATCTAATACACTGTGTTGAGCCTAGTGCAGGCTCAGAAGGGGTGAAGAATGACCCCGATTCTCTCTTCTAGTGTTTTTTTAATCCtagtgtcatgctccgccccctcagttATGTCTGGATGGCTCCTTCAGTGATCATTTTATGTCATGCAATAACTGGTGATTGAACATTGTCACACATGTAGAAGTTCTCATTGGAATGGTCCATATTATATGTTTATAATGTTCAAGTCAATGGTCTATCCAACAAAGTGATGATAACGTCATCGTGGACTCCCTGCCACAACATTTCTCCTTCAAAATCTAGGCGTCCATGTTTTCTAGCCCTCAGGAGGATCCCAACCACCTTGTCCGAGATCTGCACATATCTATCAAACAATCTCCCAAACCTCACTCTGATCTGTCCGTCTCTGCCCTTTACCCCCATGTCTCTTATGATCAGGCACATTTCATCAATCTCCTTCTGGATGTGCTGATGAGCCCTCTTGCCTCTTTGCTCCGTCCTGCTCCCTTTCTCTGGTCTTCCATAGCCACTATCCCCCTTGTGGAGACGGACGTCCATGGAGTGCTGGAAGTCAAAGTCATCGCTAAATGGGTtaagtctctgcttctccacatgCTTCTCAGACCGGAGCTGCCATTCCTTCCTCAGATCAGATATGGTTAGAATTTTTATCTGCGTGGAAAGaagatttacattttatttgagAAATAGGAAAGTTGACATCAAGGTCTGGGATGATGTTGCTCTATTTTTACTAGAGATCAGTGTATTCCAGGAGATGATATACAGTGTAAACTAAGCTGTGAGGTCACATTTCTTATGGGTTAAAGAATGTCCCTGGTGCTTGTTTCTCACAGAACGAAAGAATCAGGCATATTGAAATCCAATATGTCCAAcccttaaaggagcactccgggatgtaaaaattgtgtttcagactgccggcagtaaaaaaaaaaaaaaaagaaatacataccTGCCACCGCTCccccgatcctcttcctggttgcctgtggttggtaagtcatactgcactcagccaatcactggccacagtgaagtcccgcctcagccggcgataggctgaatggcagtgtgacattttcagCCCGGCACAGGTCTTCTTACTGGTGCCGAGACCGAAAAcgccacactgccactcagcctatcgcctgaTGAGGCAGGagttcactgcggccggtgattggctgagtgcagtatgactcaccgaccaagggcaaccaggaagaggaggccggagcgggttaccagaggcaccggagGAGCGGCGGCAGGTGTgtatttctctcttttttctttttttttttactgccggaaaCCCAATTTTTACATcccgtagtactcctttaaggttaccATACCTCTTTAATAACTGTCAGCCAACaacgcatgctgggtgttgtagttttgaaacctctggaggtccacaggttgaagaccactgcggccttcgtcatcatccagcacccccccccccccctcggcgggaagttagggtgagctggtccgggccatctatgctgcagggaccgtccagtggggaggattagtcgttgagGGCTGTCCATTTTTagcgggggggcctcttctccgcgctttgggcccggccccggagtagtgacgttgccttgacgacgacacacagggacgttcatgcgcaacgtccctgtgcgtcgtcgtcaaggtaacgtcactagtccaggcccgaagtgcggagaagaggccctcctggtgaaaatggaagcccgcaatgactaaccatccccaccagacggtccctgcagcatagatggcccggaccagctcaacctaacttcctgccaaggggaggtgagtacaaaacaaaagggaggggggctggatgatgatgaaggccacagtggtcttcaacctgtggacctccagaggtttcaaaactgcaacacccagcatgcccggacagccatcggctgtccaggcatgctgggagttgtagttttgcaacgtctggaggtccgcaggttgaagaccactgatgaagggattgacaggcggtgatgatgaaggggggggatgatgacgaaggccgcagtggtcttcaacctgcggacctccagaggtttcaaaactgcaactcccagcatgcctggacagccgatggctgtccgggcatgcagggagttgtagttttgcaacatctggaggtctgcaggttgaagaccactgatgaagggattgacaggccgtgatgatgaagggggggggatgatgacgggggtttggatgattacatgaggggatgatgtatttcccaccctaggcttatagtcaagtcaataacttttcccggttttttggggtaaaattaggggcctcggctcatattcgggtcggcttatactcgaatatatacggtatattgtcACGGTTTTATAAAGTTCATTAGATATCAAAGTGTAAAGTGTATTGGGGAAAATATTCCACACCCAATACTTGGGTATTGGAATATTTTCCCCAATACACTTTACACTGTGATATCTAATGCACTTTATAAAACCGGGACAATATAGGTGTCTTTAATTCACGTCTGTCTTAATAAATATCACATAAAAGCTACGTTTTATTATTAGGGGTAACCGGCATTTTTGTGCCTAGCTGGCACTGTTTTTTTGTATTTGATTGCCTTCCCTAATGAGGGTATTTGTGGTGTTagtttaaataaatctgttaacgttttgctagctcaccactaagctcttttaataattttgggtgtatcccatcaggcccctgtgacttattggtcttcactttagacagcaaacgtagaacctcttcctctgtaattgaggtccttttccttctttttcttcagtaaaaactgaacagaagtattcattaaggcagtcgacttgccctttattctcttctacataccttcctttctttgtttttaatttagttattccttgttttaatttcctttcttcaTTTATATacctgaagaatgtcttattttTACACAGACTGagatagtttttcttctgcctgcgctttagaagttcttataacttgcttggcctctttctgccaaatattgtagatttccctatcttcattgccctgggttgttttataattactaaatgctagctttttgttttttatgattttggccacttctgctgactaccacagtggtctcttcctttttctgcttttactgatgtctaatgcaattttcggttgccttcaataatgtgtcttttaagtagtcccatatctcctggactccatgtaatccgttccagtctgtTAGGGACTCATTTAGGActaatctaatttttgaaaagtcgttttttctaaaatctaaaacttttgtttttgtgtggtgttactccttcactgttcttatattaaaccacactgactggtgatcactagatcccaagctttcgcctacaataacatcatatagcaaatccccatttgtgaataccaaatccaaaatggcctccctccgggttggctcctcaaccacttgttgtagagataatcccagtagggaataacctttatttaatatatatttatgactattggtaattatcagctgttatatgccctGGAGGAACTCTACTAGTTCCTTCCAGTtcaaccacactgctctctgctgccacctctgtctgtatcgggaactgtccagagcaggataggtttgctatgaggatttgctcctattctggacagttgctgacacagacagaggtggcagcagagaacactataTCAGAGTGCATTACTTCCTCCagggcatatagcagctgataagtactagaaggcttttttttattattattattattatttatataagtgatttacaaatttgcataactttctggcaccaaaaaaaaatctctggagtacccctttaatgagatgtCAAACTGTCGTTTTATTTTAATATAGATCCAAACTAATAAGTTGCAAAATGAAAAACAATAACAACTATCTGCATTCTATTGGTATTGACATActcagcagtagtgttgctcgcgaatattcgcaatgcaaattttattcgcgaatatagcactatatattcgtaattacgaatattgtttaatttattttttcttcacagtacacatcacagtgatcatccctctctgcttccagcttgtgtggtgtaaagaaggctctaatactactgtgtgagactggcgtacgaattttcccATATGGGAAaaattgcatatgctaattttcgcatatgcaaattttcgcacaagcaaattttcgtttatgctaatttttgcatatgcgaaaatataatgcgaatattatgaatatgcgaatttagcgaatatatgacgaatattcgtccatatattcgcgaaatgtcgcaaattcgaatatggcctatgccgctcaacactactcagcagTTCATATATCAGCGATCTGTTTAAGTAGTCCTTAACTATATCCATGaagaacagtgtttctcaaccagtgactCTTCAGTTATTGCCTTTGGTTGtcagggcattatgggagttgtagttctgcaacagctggagagccacaggaggAGATGATATTTTAAGGGGTTTTCCATCTTGGTCAacatatttttaattaaaaagcaAACCCAGTCACCAATTCTTGGGGGACCCTCTTAGTATCAGATAATTATCTCTTATGTCAGTTGTCTGCACAACATGTAAAATTCAAgtagaactccccccccccccccccacccaagaaAATATCCCTTTTACAGGAGTCCTGTTAATAGAAGGGGCCCCCACCTCCTACGACATTATATTATAGGACAAACCATGTAATGCACATTTTCTATCTTTATTCATATGAGCATAAAATATTAGGAATGAAAGAAAGCAGCTTTAATCAGGTTCactctgggggtggggggggggctacaatTTGGTACTACTTTAATTTATCAAAGAGCCATTGAAAAAGAGAGCGAATACCCTGGTGATTGCCATCAACAATGTCTCCAATGTACACCAATTTTCATAAATCTCTCCCACCATGATCTGATCCTTCCCTTTTGTCATTGTGCACTAAAGAAGTATGTCCCCCACTCATATGCTACTAACAGGATCTCACCGGCAGTCCACATGATGATGATTGGGTGCATAGTAGGGGTACACCTGACCTGGTTCTTGGAGGAACCTAAGGTCTCTGACTTAAAACCATCACATTCTTGTTGGGGTCCCATTACCAATTTTGCATCAAGGCTTCCTAGTGTGTAAGTTCCATTATTAGTTCTAACTTACCTTGGACAGAACAGCTTTTCTCCGCTCCTCAGCTTCAGAGCTCCGCTTCTTCTTGACTTCTTCACTGTCGCACATTTTAACGTTTTTGGACAGATAGTCTTTCAAAATTTAAAGTGTGAAATGCCCAACCAAATTAATTTCCAAGAGGTACAAAGTGCTCTAATAATCCGGTCCGTCATAGAAGATTATGATACGTAATATATAGGCCAGTAGATGGCTTGTCTTGCTTTTTGTCTTTCTGAGGGTATGACCATAGAGTGTGACCTCTTACGTCCTACTTATATGCTACTGCTAGACAGTGGAAAGCTATGGCAGCAGCTCTTTATAGATGAGGAGTGATCCTTGTGGAATGAAAAGCATCTTGCGTGCTGTCATTCTAAGGTTACTCAGTGACAGATTGGACATGAGAAGAAGCTTAACTTCACAGAGGTGTTAAACCTGGCATCATCCTTCCTGATCAATGTATAATTAAAGAAGAATGCAGCGCCCCCTAATGGAGATTATCACTGACATATCCTGCACTTTATAACATGCAACTTGGTGTGAGTGATAGAAGACATATGGTCAACTACTCTGGCTGACCTTCTGCTTAAGATGTTGTAATCTTCCAcgaaagaggcagtattatagtagctatatacttgtacatatagagcagtattatagtagctatatactTGTACacagagagcagtattatagtagctatatacttgtacatagagagcagtattatagtagctatatacttgtacatagagagcagtattatagtagctatatacttgtacatagagagcagtattatagtagctatatacttgtacatagagagcagtattatagtagctatatactTGTACacagagagcagtattatagtagctatatacttgtacatagagagcagtattatagtagctatttaCTTGtacatagagagcagtattatagtagctatatacttgtacatagagagcagtattatagtagctatatacttgtacatatagagcagtattatagtagctatatactTGTACacagagagcagtattatagtagctatatacttgtacatagagagcagtattatagtagctatttaCTTGtacatagagagcagtattatagtagctatatacttgtacatagagagcagtattatagtagctatatacttgtacatatagagcagtattatagtagctatatactTGTACacagagagcagtattatagtagctatatacttgtacatagagagcagtattatagtagctatttaCTTGtacatagagagcagtattatagtagctatatacttgtacatagagagcagtattatagtagctatttaCTTGtacatagagagcagtattatagtagctatatacttgtacatagagagcagtattatagtagctatatacttgtacatatagagcagtattatagtagctatatactTGTACacagagagcagtattatagtagctatatacttgtacatagagagcagtattatagtagctatttaCTTGtacatagagagcagtattatagtagctatatacttgtacatagagagcagtattatagtagttatattcttgtacataggaggcagtattatagtagttatattcttgtacatagggggcagtattatagtagctatatacttgtacatagagagcagtattatagcagttatatacttgtacataggaggcagtattatagtagttatattcttgtacatagagggcagtattaaagTAGCTATTTACTTGtacatagagagcagtattatagtagctatatgaATCCAAAAAGCAAGTAAAGAAAGaagtaccgcactcacccactgtcaaaagccgggaacgggagaggtttatttcagatcataagatcggaataacaggtgcaggacgtggaggagggaaaaaaaagccacaCACGACTAGTTTCACGCCGGACGGCGCTTTCTCTGGCTGACTTGGCTACATCAGTTGGCAGGAAAAGGAGGGATTTAAAACGCCAAACTGATGACGTATACAGATGCAAAAAAGATATTATTAAGGTtcgtacacagaaaaaaatatccaatcaaaaaagcaaaaaagtagggaggaggggggggggaaaaattccctttaaaaaaaaaaaaaggagaaaaaatgtatatatcaggaccaacaaaagaaaaaaaaggaaaagttatAAGAAGACACTGAGGTCTTGGCGGTCATTAAGTCCAGTTCCTTCAAGCGCTCTTGTGCGCATGATCCATCTCTCTTCTTTGCGTAGCAATGTTTTGTGACGATCAATTCCTGGTGAGCAAGTTTTAACTCTTTCGATCCCGAAGAAGCGCATAATATTGGCGTCTCCTGAATGCCCTGATCGTATATGCGTTATGAGGCGGGCACAGCCGTGTCCGGTGTGAATTGACCTCAAGTGTTCCCGGAATCTAATTTTCAGCGGTCGAATAGTGGATCCAATGTAAAAGCACATACATGGGCAGACTATAGCATAAACGACATATTCGGTCCTGCAGCAGATGAAATCGGTGATTCTTATTTCCTTTCCAGCGAGCTGATATTCTTTACCAGGTAGGAAGAATTTACAGTGTGAACAGTTTCCACATTTATAGTTGCCTGAAGGAATTGTTGCCGATAaccagtccttttctttttgagtggAAGGGAGGGCACTGCGAACTAATACATTAGAAATGCTTTTGCTCCTTCTAAA
This genomic window contains:
- the LOC130296295 gene encoding actin-binding Rho-activating protein-like, with translation MCDSEEVKKKRSSEAEERRKAVLSKIKILTISDLRKEWQLRSEKHVEKQRLNPFSDDFDFQHSMDVRLHKGDSGYGRPEKGSRTEQRGKRAHQHIQKEIDEMCLIIRDMGVKGRDGQIRVRFGRLFDRYVQISDKVVGILLRARKHGRLDFEGEMLWQGVHDDVIITLLDRPLT